A region from the Papaver somniferum cultivar HN1 unplaced genomic scaffold, ASM357369v1 unplaced-scaffold_125, whole genome shotgun sequence genome encodes:
- the LOC113331301 gene encoding protein MAINTENANCE OF MERISTEMS-like: MGLVPAVDNLDRLGYDRPLCSAFAERYYGETDTLNLPFEEMTITPNDAKFITGLSIEGKSVKHKGYAQELAWDKIYAWTKEVFQWYEEKTKKEMLVGKSKQRIFHLSKLRENFMGTKNLRAQGKELLQPFDKMHEYSWGTAMLAHSLKELRKASRASRNQLGGNMDFLQAWIYLHFQIFTKRAFENKKWDGEHYGDKYNYRSKPKKQKRDFLNLRRQLDNLTTKDIVFDPYKQDLAKGKGKKVGCRDKSEYCGPLFHPRGYVMYNPTRVARQCGYVQKIPKAHKMFNINWTKTKSYDNDIVIVHKPLPSCDY, encoded by the exons ATGGGGTTGGTACCTGCGGTCGACAATTTGGACCGCCTTGGTTACGATAGacctctttgttccgcctttGCCGAGAGATACTACGGGGAAACGGATACTTTAAATCTTCCGTTTGAAgaaatgacgataactccaaatgatgcgaagttcattacCGGGCTAAGCATAGAAGGTAAATCCGTGAAGCACAAAGGGTACGCGCAAGAGCTTGCGTGGGACAAGATTTATGCATGGACCAAGGAAGTGTTCCAATGGTATGAGGAGAAGACCAAGAAGGAGATGCTAGTAGGCAAGTCAAagcagaggatattccatctctcgaaGCTGAGGGAAAACTTCATGGGAACAAAGAATCTTCGTGCTCAGGGAAAAGAG CTATTGCAACCATTTGATAAGATGCATGAATACTCTTGGGGCACTGCCATGCTTGCACACTCGTtgaaagagttgagaaaggcttctaggGCATCCAGGAACCAACTCGGAGGGAATATGGATTTTCTGCAGGcgtggatatatttgcacttccAAATATTTACTAAAAGGGCTTTTGAGAACAAGAAATGGGACGGAGAGCATTATGGAGACAAGTACAACTACAGAAGTAAGCCGAAGAAACAAAAAAGGGACTTTCTGAATTTGAGACGCCAGTTAGACAACTTGACGACGAAGGATATTGTCTTTGATCCTTACAAGCAGGATTTggctaaaggaaaaggaaagaaggttGGATGCAGAGATAAAAGTGAATATTGtgggcctttgtttcacccaagaggatatgtaatgtacaacccgacgAGAGTTGCAAGACAATGTGGTTACGTACAAAAAATCCCAAAGGCGCACAAGATGTTCAACATCAATTGGACAAaaaccaaatcatatgataatgATATTGTCATTGTTCACAAGCCTTtaccatcatgtgattattaG
- the LOC113331612 gene encoding pentatricopeptide repeat-containing protein CRP1, chloroplastic-like: MEAHLAFPTMHGVFSPSSRLNFTKCEISESRCKHRRFQKAAKTLNLTILQHSCVTEEISRENYNILIRKHSREGNVDKCMELLAQMESLGFHPNATSYNILIESLGNVGRTLEADSIFQEMKKSGFEPKVMAYNVLLRGFLRKGLLGLAYNVLDEMYQTKIAKNQETFELLLEYYVGARRLEDTWFVIAEMKAEGFSLNSHIYSKVIGLYRDNGLWRKALELMREMTETKIPLDRRVYNSIIDTFGKYGELNEAVTMFRNMQREGIKPDVVTYNSLIRWHCKSGSVDMALEFFTQMQEEGLYPDPKIFVAIISRLGEEGKWDLIKKNFENMKHRGLWRSGAIYAVLVDIYGQYGRFQNAEECVLALKSEGVQLSANMFCALANGYAQQGLFKQTVKVLQLMETEGIEPNLIMLNLLINAFGIAGRHLEALSIFHHIKEIGISPDVVTYSTLIKAFIRAKKYDQVLGIYDEMQSAGCTPDRKARELLQTALGVLEKRQGRGSKS; the protein is encoded by the exons ATGGAGGCACATCTTGCCTTCCCAACTATGCACGGCGTCTTTTCTCCCTCTTCTCGTTTAAACTTTACGAAATGCGAAATATCTGAATCCAGATGCAAGCATAGAAGATTTCAAAAAGCTGCAAAAACTTTGAATTTGACGATTCTGCAGCACTCATGTGTGACTGAGGAAATTTCTCGTGAAAATTACAATATTTTGATTCGTAAGCATTCCAGAGAAGGAAATGTTGATAAGTGCATGGAGTTACTTGCTCAAATGGAATCTCTAGGGTTTCATCCAAATGCTACGTCGTATAATATTTTGATTGAGTCTCTGGGAAATGTCGGTCGCACTCTCGAAGCTGATTCAATTTTCCAGGAGATGAAAAAATCTGGATTTGAGCCTAAAGTGATGGCGTACAATGTCCTTCTTAGAGGATTTCTTCGGAAAGGGCTTCTAGGGCTTGCATATAATGTGCTCGACGAAATGTATCAAACAAAGATAGCTAAGAATCAGGAAACTTTTGaacttcttcttgaatattatgtTGGTGCTAGAAGGCTGGAAGACACTTGGTTCGTAATCGCTGAAATGAAGGCAGAGGGGTTCAGTTTGAACTCCCATATATATAGCAAAGTTATTGGTCTTTATAGGGATAATGGTTTGTGGAGGAAAGCATTAGAACTCATGAGAGAAATGACAGAGACAAAAATTCCACTTGATAGACGGGTTTACAATAGTATTATTGATACATTTGGGAAGTATGGTGAGTTGAATGAAGCAGTAACAATGTTTAGGAACATGCAAAGGGAAGGCATTAAACCCGACGTCGTGACATATAATTCCTTAATTCGATGGCATTGTAAAAGTGGGAGTGTCGATATGGCTCTAGAATTTTTCACTCAGATGCAAGAAGAAGGATTATATCCTGATCCTAAGATTTTCGTTGCAATTATTAGCCGCTTAGGGGAAGAAGGGAAGTGGGATTTGATTAAGAAGAACTTTGAGAATATGAAGCATAGAGGACTTTGGAGAAGTGGAGCAATTTATGCTGTTCTGGTTGATATCTATGGGCAATACGGTAGATTTCAGAATGCTGAAGAGTGTGTGCTGGCTTTGAAGTCTGAAGGAGTACAGCTTTCGGCGAACATGTTTTGTGCATTAGCAAATGGTTATGCTCAACAG GGATTATTCAAACAAACTGTGAAGGTTCTTCAGCTCATGGAAACTGAAGGAATTGAACCAAACCTCATAATGCTGAACCTGCTGATAAACGCATTTGGTATTGCTGGAAGACATTTGGAGGCACTATCAATTTTTCATCACATAAAAGAAATT GGCATCAGTCCTGATGTGGTTACCTACAGCACACTAATTAAAGCTTTTATTAGGGCAAAAAAGTATGACCAG GTTTTGGGAATTTATGATGAAATGCAATCTGCTGGATGCACTCCCGATAGAAAGGCAAGAGAATTGTTGCAAACAGCTTTGGGGGTCCTTGAAAAAAGACAAG GCCGTGGCTCTAAATCGTAA